A genome region from Flavobacterium sp. includes the following:
- a CDS encoding aldo/keto reductase, producing the protein MNSKDQKNQMNRRRFLQNTVKLAAVGMYIGAFGMPDLFGNVIMYKDAAAGIPDVKLNNGLKMPILGFGTYGLSGDVCQRSVADAISAGYRLIDTAKVYGNEEAVGRAIKQSGIDRKQLFVTSKLWVDDAGYENAKKGFEETLRKLQLDYLDLYLIHRPRGDVKGSWKAMEELYKAGKIKAIGISNFDPAQLADLLSYAEVKPVINQIETHAFFQQTNDYNVLKKHNIHTEAWAPFAEGRNGLFTNETLTQIAKKHNKTTAQVSLRWHYQRGIVAIPRSSQKVHILENLNIFDFKLDDADIKAIEKLDLNKTQFPEWS; encoded by the coding sequence ATGAATTCTAAAGACCAAAAAAATCAAATGAACCGACGCAGATTTTTACAAAATACTGTGAAACTGGCAGCTGTCGGAATGTATATAGGCGCATTTGGTATGCCTGATTTATTCGGAAATGTTATAATGTATAAAGATGCTGCTGCTGGTATTCCAGATGTTAAACTAAATAACGGTTTAAAAATGCCGATCCTCGGATTTGGAACTTACGGTCTTAGCGGAGACGTTTGTCAAAGATCTGTTGCTGATGCTATTTCGGCTGGCTATCGTCTTATTGATACCGCAAAAGTATATGGAAATGAAGAAGCTGTAGGCAGAGCGATAAAGCAAAGCGGAATTGACAGAAAACAGCTTTTTGTTACTTCAAAATTATGGGTCGATGATGCCGGTTATGAAAATGCTAAAAAAGGTTTTGAGGAAACGCTAAGAAAATTACAGCTTGATTATCTTGATTTGTATTTGATTCACCGTCCAAGAGGCGATGTAAAAGGATCCTGGAAAGCAATGGAAGAACTTTACAAAGCCGGAAAAATAAAAGCAATTGGTATAAGTAATTTTGATCCGGCTCAGCTGGCCGATCTTTTGTCTTATGCTGAGGTAAAACCCGTTATCAATCAGATAGAAACACATGCCTTTTTTCAACAAACGAATGATTATAATGTGCTGAAAAAGCATAATATACATACAGAAGCATGGGCTCCGTTTGCAGAAGGCCGCAATGGCCTTTTTACTAATGAAACATTAACCCAAATAGCAAAAAAACATAACAAAACTACCGCACAGGTAAGCCTGAGATGGCATTATCAGCGTGGTATTGTGGCTATTCCGAGATCTTCTCAAAAAGTACATATTCTGGAAAACCTTAATATATTTGATTTTAAACTTGATGATGCTGATATAAAAGCAATTGAAAAGCTTGACTTAAATAAAACCCAGTTTCCGGAATGGAGTTAA
- a CDS encoding alpha/beta hydrolase, producing MNQIKQMKLTAVTLLAFISVNSTSMGQVKTNSQNAAKTAVGNIHYRHTDVNGQTIFYREAGQPGAPVILLLHGYPTSSHMFRNLIPMLSGKYHVIAPDLPGFGYSDMPDRTKYAYTFDNLAKTMQSFIDQIGLKRFAIYVFDYGAPVGFRLAVANPEKITGIISQNGNAYEEGLSKIWDPIQKYWQHDTPENRNALKDIYTIEGTKFQYFTGVSDPSLIAPESYTFDQYFLDRPESLEIQLDLIKDYKSNVILYPKFHDYFRTYKPKLLAVWGNKDPFFLPPGAEAYKKDIPDATVKFYDTGHFALETHVQEIGNDILKFLETLPK from the coding sequence ATGAATCAAATTAAACAAATGAAATTAACAGCCGTAACACTATTGGCTTTTATCTCAGTAAATTCTACAAGTATGGGACAAGTAAAAACAAATTCACAGAATGCAGCAAAAACAGCTGTGGGAAATATCCATTATCGTCACACAGATGTTAACGGGCAAACCATTTTTTATCGTGAAGCGGGTCAGCCGGGAGCGCCTGTTATTTTATTACTGCATGGATATCCAACATCATCGCACATGTTTCGTAACCTTATTCCAATGTTAAGTGGTAAATATCATGTAATTGCACCAGATCTGCCGGGTTTTGGTTATAGCGATATGCCAGACAGAACGAAATACGCCTACACATTTGATAATCTGGCAAAAACTATGCAGTCGTTTATAGACCAGATTGGGCTTAAGAGATTTGCGATTTATGTTTTCGATTATGGCGCTCCGGTTGGTTTTCGTCTGGCAGTGGCAAATCCGGAAAAAATTACCGGAATCATTTCTCAAAACGGAAATGCCTACGAAGAAGGTTTAAGTAAAATTTGGGATCCAATTCAAAAATATTGGCAGCATGACACACCCGAAAACAGAAATGCTCTTAAAGATATTTATACTATTGAAGGTACTAAATTTCAGTATTTTACAGGAGTTTCAGACCCATCGTTAATTGCACCGGAATCGTATACGTTTGACCAGTATTTTCTGGATCGCCCGGAATCACTTGAAATACAGCTGGATTTAATTAAAGATTATAAATCTAATGTAATCTTGTATCCTAAATTTCATGACTATTTTAGAACATACAAACCAAAACTTTTAGCAGTTTGGGGTAACAAAGATCCTTTCTTTTTGCCTCCGGGTGCAGAAGCCTATAAAAAAGACATTCCAGACGCAACCGTAAAATTTTATGATACAGGTCATTTTGCCTTAGAAACTCATGTTCAGGAAATTGGGAATGATATTTTAAAGTTTCTGGAAACTCTTCCTAAATAA
- a CDS encoding DUF5677 domain-containing protein yields the protein MNIQIEIEHLKIQTGFYKDSINLISEFGYSELTSVIGPMLTLNESSLQSIILLAENKHYRDLIILSRPFLESVLNVGFICADENAITNSKKYAYQKGYRDLFRDIEINGFKMKSNLMNYISEFENAAPTPMKEALSDFTTKSGKEVISWTPETAKAKLEVIGKVYGEYVNSLLSFAFFSIYRDVSEIIHNSYYGVRIFLGMQQKDMSSFKSSKEAAIFFGEHQEKLATLILQQLNISICSMINILKQRFNIETLDILYEKSNSELLEYTKKVKRSA from the coding sequence ATGAATATACAAATAGAAATAGAGCATTTAAAAATTCAAACAGGATTCTATAAAGATTCGATTAATTTAATTTCTGAATTTGGTTATTCAGAGTTAACGTCTGTTATTGGCCCAATGTTAACTCTTAATGAAAGTAGTTTACAAAGTATAATACTACTTGCTGAAAATAAGCATTACAGAGATTTAATAATTCTTTCAAGACCATTTTTAGAATCAGTACTGAATGTCGGATTTATTTGTGCAGATGAGAATGCAATTACAAATTCAAAAAAATATGCTTATCAAAAAGGATATAGGGATTTGTTTCGTGATATAGAAATAAATGGTTTCAAAATGAAATCTAATTTAATGAATTACATTTCAGAATTTGAAAATGCCGCCCCCACACCAATGAAAGAAGCTCTTTCGGATTTTACAACTAAGAGCGGAAAAGAAGTCATTAGTTGGACGCCAGAAACGGCGAAAGCAAAACTTGAAGTAATCGGAAAAGTATATGGGGAATATGTAAATAGCCTATTGAGTTTTGCTTTCTTTTCTATCTATCGTGATGTTTCAGAAATTATACACAATAGTTATTACGGAGTAAGAATCTTTTTAGGGATGCAACAAAAAGATATGTCTTCTTTTAAAAGCAGTAAAGAAGCTGCAATTTTTTTTGGAGAACATCAAGAAAAATTGGCAACACTAATTTTACAACAGTTAAATATTTCTATTTGCTCAATGATTAATATTTTAAAACAAAGATTTAATATTGAAACTTTGGATATTCTTTATGAAAAATCAAATAGTGAATTATTAGAATATACAAAAAAGGTTAAACGATCCGCTTGA
- a CDS encoding SusC/RagA family TonB-linked outer membrane protein, whose amino-acid sequence MKNFIRIKKNPNGVSFFNLNKKMMMLCVLFSLFQINGYAVSSKSTTNLKNVLEDKNINGQVVDENGMPLPGVTILEKGSKNSALTDFDGKFTLKVDNENAVLVFSFLGYSNTEVSVKGKAVINVKMQRSTSSLEEVVVVGYGKMKKKDLTGAVVQVSPDRLANQNPQTVQDILRGTPGVRVGYDPSAKGGGNIQIRGQTSVYTAGSHNSPLIILDGMQFYGELSEINPDDIAQLDILKDASAASVYGSRAAAGVILISTKKGKTGKPMVSFTTNTTISSKSAYRGVYSPEGYLKYREDWETAQTYGVNKTTGQYEAWISGTVANGKPGYFSNPNDLEKWGITEAQWLAYQPAAQTTGKSSKEVWGARLGLNFDPSLMANFLADKTHDWSDSSFRTGINRDNNLSISGAGDRVNYYMSFGYLTSEGAIVGNDYKSARSNMKVDAKITDWLDMGLNVNFQDRSDGDVTPSLGTNAGDNNMMRTSPFGTFKDENGNYERQPMGKNVSGQNYNYYYERQFIDKETGYTTLNTIFNAKVSLPLGITYAFNIAPRYQFFHDRYFRSTQNPNWPAATTGVNRNSSIRFEYNLNNTITWDYTIAEKHHFIATFVQEAEERRFWSDGMDAYNIQPSDALGFHLVNTATMANSALRSNDTHETADALMARLFYSFDNRYMLTATVRRDGYSAFGASNPYAVFPSFGVAWNFKNEKWFDWDPISTGKLRLSWGKNGNRSLADPYVSLANLVNTGTMGYIDASGKALEIKYLALDRMANPNLEWEKTTSTNIGLDLGFLNDRITATVDLYKASTHDMIMSQSLPGFTGFSSIATNLGEVQNKGIELSLSTLNMKKPNFEWRTSFGISYNENKIISLYGNMVDIKDENGNVIGQKEGNDSANGWFIGRPISQIWDYRVTGIWQKDEWKEAQKYGQRPGDPKVANSYTADDVDAVDADGNPYKKAVYNEKDKQFLGNTNSPVQWSMRNDFKIYKNWDLGISMYSNMGGKSLNSNYMNTFNDASLYKFNFNPYVNPYWTLDNPTNEWARLDAKGPAGTPVAPGRLYDRTFIRLDNVSLAYTLPKDLLDRVHIKTIKIYASVQNVATWAASKEWKYFGDPETGGLATRQFNLGLNVQL is encoded by the coding sequence ATGAAGAATTTTATTAGGATTAAAAAAAATCCTAATGGTGTTTCCTTTTTTAATTTGAATAAGAAAATGATGATGCTCTGTGTCTTGTTTTCTTTGTTTCAAATCAACGGATACGCCGTTAGTTCAAAGAGTACAACAAACCTAAAAAATGTACTGGAAGACAAAAACATCAACGGACAGGTTGTTGATGAAAATGGTATGCCTCTTCCCGGTGTAACTATTTTAGAAAAAGGAAGTAAAAATTCTGCCTTAACTGACTTTGACGGAAAATTTACTTTAAAAGTAGATAATGAGAATGCAGTCCTGGTATTCTCTTTTCTAGGCTATTCAAATACAGAAGTTTCTGTAAAAGGAAAAGCAGTCATTAATGTAAAAATGCAAAGATCAACCTCTTCATTAGAAGAAGTTGTAGTTGTAGGGTACGGGAAAATGAAGAAAAAGGATTTAACGGGAGCAGTCGTTCAGGTTTCTCCAGATAGATTGGCCAATCAAAATCCGCAGACTGTTCAGGATATCTTAAGAGGTACACCCGGAGTTAGAGTGGGTTATGATCCTTCTGCAAAAGGAGGCGGAAATATCCAAATTCGAGGGCAGACTTCTGTTTATACAGCTGGTAGTCATAATTCACCGCTTATTATTTTAGATGGAATGCAGTTTTATGGTGAGCTTTCAGAAATTAATCCTGATGATATTGCACAGCTTGACATTTTAAAAGATGCTTCGGCAGCATCTGTATACGGTTCGAGAGCGGCTGCAGGGGTTATTCTTATCTCAACTAAAAAAGGTAAAACAGGAAAACCTATGGTTAGTTTTACGACTAATACAACCATTAGCAGTAAGAGTGCTTATCGTGGTGTGTATTCTCCGGAAGGATACTTAAAATACCGTGAAGACTGGGAAACAGCACAGACTTACGGAGTTAACAAAACAACAGGACAATATGAAGCGTGGATATCAGGAACTGTTGCTAATGGCAAACCGGGGTATTTTTCAAATCCAAATGATTTAGAAAAATGGGGAATTACTGAAGCACAATGGTTAGCATATCAGCCCGCTGCACAAACAACAGGAAAAAGCAGTAAAGAAGTTTGGGGAGCGCGTTTAGGATTAAATTTTGATCCTTCGCTAATGGCCAATTTCCTTGCTGATAAAACACATGACTGGAGTGACAGCTCTTTTAGAACAGGAATTAATCGTGATAATAATTTGAGTATTTCCGGAGCAGGTGACAGAGTAAATTATTACATGTCTTTTGGTTATTTAACTTCAGAAGGAGCCATTGTTGGAAATGATTATAAATCTGCCCGCTCTAACATGAAGGTGGATGCTAAAATTACAGATTGGCTTGACATGGGATTAAACGTTAACTTTCAGGACAGATCAGATGGAGACGTTACCCCTTCATTAGGTACAAATGCCGGGGATAATAATATGATGAGAACCAGCCCATTTGGAACTTTTAAAGATGAAAACGGCAATTATGAAAGACAGCCAATGGGGAAAAATGTTTCTGGTCAAAATTATAACTACTATTACGAACGTCAATTCATCGATAAAGAAACTGGATATACTACATTGAATACTATTTTCAATGCAAAAGTAAGTTTACCTTTAGGAATCACTTATGCGTTTAACATTGCTCCTCGTTATCAATTTTTCCATGATCGTTATTTCAGGTCAACACAAAATCCGAACTGGCCAGCAGCCACTACAGGGGTTAATAGAAATAGCTCTATACGATTTGAATATAACCTGAATAATACAATTACATGGGATTATACAATTGCAGAAAAACATCACTTTATTGCCACATTTGTTCAGGAAGCTGAAGAACGTCGTTTTTGGTCAGATGGAATGGATGCTTATAACATTCAGCCTTCAGATGCTTTAGGTTTTCACCTTGTAAATACGGCAACAATGGCAAACAGCGCATTGAGATCAAACGATACGCATGAAACAGCAGATGCCTTAATGGCCAGACTTTTCTATTCGTTTGATAATCGTTATATGCTTACAGCAACGGTTCGTCGTGATGGATATTCGGCATTTGGAGCTTCAAATCCTTACGCAGTTTTCCCATCTTTTGGAGTTGCATGGAACTTTAAAAATGAAAAATGGTTTGATTGGGATCCGATAAGCACTGGTAAATTGCGTTTGTCGTGGGGTAAAAATGGAAACAGATCGCTTGCTGATCCTTATGTTTCTTTGGCAAACCTTGTAAATACCGGAACAATGGGATATATAGATGCTTCTGGAAAAGCGCTTGAAATAAAGTATTTAGCTCTAGACCGTATGGCAAACCCAAATCTGGAATGGGAAAAAACGACATCAACCAATATTGGTCTTGATTTAGGTTTCTTAAACGATCGTATTACGGCTACTGTAGATTTATACAAGGCATCAACTCATGATATGATTATGAGCCAGTCGCTGCCTGGTTTTACAGGATTTTCATCAATTGCTACCAATCTTGGAGAAGTTCAAAATAAAGGTATTGAATTGAGTCTTAGTACTCTTAATATGAAAAAACCAAACTTCGAATGGCGCACATCATTTGGTATCTCATATAATGAAAATAAAATTATCTCATTGTATGGAAACATGGTAGATATTAAGGATGAAAATGGAAATGTTATTGGACAAAAAGAAGGAAATGATTCAGCAAATGGATGGTTTATTGGCAGACCTATTAGTCAAATCTGGGATTACAGAGTAACGGGAATCTGGCAGAAAGACGAATGGAAAGAAGCTCAAAAATACGGACAGCGCCCTGGTGATCCAAAAGTAGCCAACAGCTATACGGCAGACGATGTGGATGCAGTAGACGCAGATGGAAATCCTTATAAAAAAGCGGTTTACAATGAAAAAGATAAACAGTTTTTAGGAAATACAAATTCTCCTGTACAATGGTCAATGCGTAATGATTTTAAAATCTATAAAAATTGGGATTTAGGTATCAGCATGTATTCTAATATGGGAGGCAAATCGCTTAATTCAAATTACATGAATACGTTTAATGATGCGAGTTTGTATAAATTCAACTTCAATCCATACGTAAATCCATATTGGACACTTGACAATCCAACTAATGAATGGGCACGTCTTGATGCTAAAGGACCTGCAGGAACTCCGGTTGCTCCGGGAAGATTGTATGATCGTACTTTTATTCGTCTGGACAACGTTTCATTAGCTTATACACTTCCTAAAGATCTTTTAGACCGAGTGCATATTAAAACTATAAAAATTTATGCTTCAGTTCAAAACGTGGCAACATGGGCAGCTTCTAAAGAATGGAAATATTTTGGAGATCCGGAAACTGGAGGATTGGCAACGAGACAATTTAATTTAGGTTTAAATGTCCAACTTTAA
- a CDS encoding XRE family transcriptional regulator has translation MEQKIHQGRNVKRFREMLNIKQEALAYDLGEDWNQKKISLLEQKDVIEDNLLKQISAVLKIPVEAFQNFDEEQAVNVISNTFGDNGIGYQRNDNPIFNQIDQFIKLHEEKIALYERMLKEKDEMMVRLEKLIGK, from the coding sequence ATGGAACAGAAAATACATCAGGGAAGAAACGTAAAACGTTTCAGAGAAATGCTTAACATCAAACAGGAAGCTTTGGCTTATGATTTGGGCGAAGACTGGAACCAAAAGAAAATTTCTTTACTGGAGCAGAAAGATGTTATTGAAGATAACTTGCTGAAACAAATTTCTGCTGTTTTAAAAATTCCTGTTGAAGCTTTTCAGAATTTTGATGAAGAACAGGCTGTAAATGTTATTTCTAATACTTTTGGTGATAATGGCATTGGATATCAGAGAAATGACAATCCCATTTTTAATCAAATTGATCAGTTTATTAAACTACACGAAGAAAAAATTGCTTTGTATGAAAGAATGTTGAAGGAGAAAGATGAGATGATGGTTAGGCTTGAGAAATTGATTGGGAAATAA
- a CDS encoding chromate transporter: MTVNPTYTLKELAVYFLKLGTIGFGGPVALVGYMYKDLVEDRKWITEEEYREGLALAQLAPGPLAAQLGIYLGFVHYRFLGATLIGFAFVLPSFLMVLLLGILYQVYGGLSWIQAVFYGVGAAVIGIIALSSYKLTLKSIGQPNLESIKSKWLLWLFFILAVLITYITEKEHVLLFIAAGLLYMLVYARPKWWNTKTANSFSLFALLAGFWTYESSTLTKIAVFFTEAGAFVFGSGLAIVPFLHSGVVTENQWLTEQQFLDSVAVAMITPGPVVITVGFIGYLINGFLGALVAALATFLPCYLFTIAMAPSFKKIAQNKPVKAFVEGITAAVVGALVGSVIVIAKRSIIDIPTALIAVVTIFALLYIKKIQEPYIILIAAVLGIIIKLAII, encoded by the coding sequence ATGACCGTAAATCCAACATACACATTAAAAGAACTGGCTGTTTATTTTTTAAAACTCGGCACAATCGGTTTTGGAGGGCCTGTTGCACTTGTAGGTTATATGTACAAAGATTTAGTGGAAGACCGAAAATGGATAACCGAAGAAGAATACCGCGAAGGTCTTGCGCTGGCACAGCTCGCTCCCGGACCCCTTGCGGCTCAGCTTGGAATTTACCTTGGATTTGTACACTACCGTTTTCTGGGAGCCACATTAATTGGATTTGCCTTTGTACTGCCTTCTTTTTTAATGGTATTGTTGTTAGGGATTCTCTATCAGGTATACGGAGGACTTTCCTGGATTCAGGCTGTATTTTATGGGGTTGGTGCTGCTGTTATCGGAATTATAGCTTTGAGTTCTTATAAACTTACATTAAAGTCTATTGGTCAGCCAAATCTAGAATCTATAAAATCCAAATGGCTTTTGTGGCTGTTCTTCATTCTTGCTGTTCTTATTACCTATATAACAGAAAAAGAACACGTATTACTCTTTATAGCAGCAGGTCTTTTGTATATGCTTGTTTATGCACGCCCTAAATGGTGGAATACCAAGACCGCAAACTCTTTTTCTTTATTTGCTTTACTGGCAGGATTCTGGACTTATGAAAGTTCTACCCTCACTAAAATAGCAGTCTTTTTTACAGAAGCAGGAGCTTTTGTTTTTGGAAGCGGTCTTGCCATTGTACCATTTCTTCATTCAGGCGTTGTAACAGAAAATCAATGGCTCACAGAACAGCAGTTTTTAGATTCTGTTGCTGTTGCCATGATTACGCCAGGCCCAGTAGTGATAACAGTAGGATTTATAGGTTATCTGATTAACGGATTTTTAGGAGCGCTGGTAGCGGCGCTGGCCACCTTTCTGCCCTGTTATTTATTTACCATTGCAATGGCACCGTCATTTAAAAAAATTGCACAAAATAAACCCGTTAAAGCTTTTGTAGAAGGCATTACCGCTGCCGTAGTAGGCGCGTTGGTTGGATCTGTTATTGTGATCGCTAAAAGGAGTATAATTGATATTCCTACCGCTCTTATCGCTGTTGTTACCATTTTTGCGTTACTGTATATAAAGAAAATTCAGGAACCTTATATTATTTTAATAGCAGCTGTTTTAGGTATCATCATTAAATTAGCGATAATATGA
- a CDS encoding LysR family transcriptional regulator: protein MNTNDLKLFEAVAHHGSFTKAAEAMFTVQSNVTARIKNLEEEFGASLFTRSNRKVELTTAGETLMLYSKKLNHLIDEAKRSVGKNDVIKGQIKIGSLETMMTIKGPELINYLALKFPYVDLELKSDMRAGLINDVVNYKLDAAFVPAPLDIPELDQLKIKEEQIVVVAPSNFESLDDLLKKTPQKAIVFDQGCVFRARLESWLVSKGISQYHKTVMNSIEGVINFIESGIGFSVLPQDIVTKFYGSRNIKTFPLPPELALMTTILIFRKDVPPSPALKAFINLCESQLDNF from the coding sequence ATGAATACAAATGACTTGAAATTGTTCGAAGCAGTAGCACATCACGGCAGTTTTACAAAAGCAGCAGAAGCTATGTTTACTGTACAATCGAATGTAACGGCACGTATAAAAAATCTGGAAGAAGAGTTTGGTGCGTCTTTATTTACGCGTTCAAACCGAAAAGTAGAACTTACAACAGCCGGAGAAACTTTGATGCTGTACAGCAAAAAACTCAATCATTTAATTGATGAAGCCAAACGTTCTGTTGGTAAAAATGATGTGATAAAAGGTCAGATAAAGATTGGATCACTCGAAACTATGATGACCATCAAAGGACCAGAATTAATCAATTACCTGGCGCTTAAATTTCCTTATGTTGATCTGGAATTAAAATCGGATATGCGGGCCGGGCTCATAAACGATGTAGTGAATTATAAACTCGATGCTGCTTTTGTTCCTGCTCCTTTAGATATTCCCGAATTAGATCAGCTTAAAATAAAAGAAGAACAAATTGTTGTGGTAGCGCCTTCCAATTTTGAAAGTCTGGATGATCTTCTTAAAAAAACGCCGCAAAAAGCCATTGTATTCGATCAGGGCTGCGTTTTTAGAGCCAGACTAGAATCGTGGCTCGTTAGCAAGGGAATATCGCAATACCATAAAACGGTAATGAATTCAATTGAAGGCGTAATTAATTTTATTGAATCGGGTATTGGGTTTAGTGTTTTACCACAAGATATTGTGACAAAATTTTACGGCAGCAGAAATATCAAAACATTTCCGCTTCCGCCTGAACTTGCTTTAATGACAACTATTTTAATTTTTAGAAAAGATGTTCCGCCCTCGCCTGCGTTAAAAGCTTTTATAAACTTGTGCGAAAGCCAATTAGACAACTTCTAA
- a CDS encoding DUF1826 domain-containing protein — protein sequence MSPIFSDNNQIGVVSAFSELVQTNFKGEMNALCWYRNLDSDFNEIVTKLSLKENITEVSPEDLIALQLSEKGNTARKTILNDLQLLADFGASPSLNLLKCYERDDEFDFISTDVYSFHVDRSPIATDTFLCTYHGAASDIVANSQAEQKILIPEIREKLKELHDGAEEEFEDFLKENYFDLHYQLHENAEPVNLGLGHLWRLAVDHPKQQVLPCIHRAPIENEGEFRLLLIC from the coding sequence ATGAGCCCTATATTTTCTGACAACAACCAAATTGGAGTCGTATCTGCTTTTTCTGAACTTGTACAAACCAATTTCAAAGGAGAAATGAATGCACTATGCTGGTACAGAAATTTAGATAGCGATTTTAATGAAATTGTAACCAAGTTATCTTTAAAAGAAAATATAACCGAAGTTTCTCCCGAAGATTTAATCGCACTCCAACTCTCAGAAAAAGGAAATACAGCCAGAAAAACAATTTTAAACGATTTGCAATTATTAGCTGATTTTGGCGCTTCGCCTTCGCTTAATTTACTGAAATGTTACGAACGCGATGATGAATTTGATTTCATTTCGACCGATGTATATTCATTTCATGTAGATCGTTCGCCCATTGCAACCGATACTTTTTTATGTACCTATCACGGAGCAGCAAGCGATATTGTTGCTAATTCGCAGGCAGAACAAAAAATCCTGATTCCGGAAATACGAGAAAAGCTAAAAGAACTGCATGATGGAGCAGAAGAGGAGTTTGAAGACTTTTTAAAAGAAAATTATTTCGATTTGCATTATCAGCTTCATGAAAATGCAGAACCTGTTAATTTAGGATTAGGACATCTTTGGCGTCTGGCTGTAGATCATCCAAAACAACAAGTGCTGCCTTGTATTCACAGAGCGCCAATAGAAAATGAAGGAGAATTTAGGTTGTTGTTGATTTGTTAA
- a CDS encoding HEPN domain-containing protein — protein MTEKFEIKGLWFLPSNKGKKVSGILRFDPIEGSYLELIGSLDENKSFEDFNFSLENCSIILGTSVDSESITLYQCYLSSRQRKSLSNEVVGPTKETFYVNFILKGYHFDNEESLKFNTIASSLQNFDEWLNITGFQNDSETTIENSYSINYIKPKDIEFDLHGNHKGKFTFSVSRPNVYSQKHEYIIQEVWLELSCSNEKSLREIRELLTRFQNFLILGIYRSVFPNKIILYNNSIQNDFGIAGKYRKQIEFYQTIRKRRNEKERHSFEMLFNYTKIKDNFPSIIKNWFEKYDKLSPAFNLLFDQFYNGAVFNENTFLNLAQSAETLHSRIYDHTKMPKNEYNAMKKEILEILPVKYHSWMSEQLHFGNYLDLSQRLTELTEKYSNDIIDRIIPEKSIFVKQVKDLRNYYTHYSKSLEKKVIPERDLLFLSERLKMLLVSGFLFEIGMSKELSNTLFQNANPNLFRHLIP, from the coding sequence ATGACAGAAAAATTTGAAATAAAGGGATTATGGTTTTTACCTTCTAATAAAGGCAAAAAGGTATCTGGTATATTAAGATTTGATCCTATTGAAGGTTCCTATTTGGAATTAATAGGTTCTTTAGACGAAAATAAAAGTTTTGAAGATTTTAATTTCTCATTAGAAAATTGTAGTATAATTTTAGGGACTTCAGTTGATAGTGAGTCAATTACACTTTATCAATGCTATTTAAGTTCTAGACAAAGAAAATCATTAAGCAATGAAGTAGTAGGTCCAACGAAAGAAACGTTTTATGTCAATTTTATTTTAAAAGGTTACCATTTTGATAATGAAGAATCTCTCAAATTTAATACTATTGCAAGTTCATTACAAAATTTTGATGAGTGGCTCAATATAACAGGTTTTCAGAATGATTCAGAAACAACGATTGAAAATTCATATAGTATTAATTATATTAAACCAAAAGATATTGAATTTGATCTTCATGGCAATCATAAAGGAAAATTTACTTTTAGTGTTTCGAGACCGAATGTTTATTCTCAAAAACACGAATATATTATTCAAGAAGTTTGGTTAGAACTTAGTTGTAGTAACGAAAAAAGTTTAAGAGAAATACGTGAATTATTGACACGCTTTCAAAACTTCCTCATACTTGGAATATATAGAAGTGTCTTTCCAAACAAAATAATTCTTTACAATAATAGTATCCAAAACGATTTTGGGATAGCTGGTAAATATAGAAAGCAAATTGAATTTTATCAAACTATCCGTAAAAGAAGAAATGAAAAAGAAAGACATTCTTTTGAAATGCTTTTTAACTACACAAAAATTAAAGATAATTTTCCGTCAATTATAAAAAACTGGTTTGAAAAGTATGATAAATTAAGTCCTGCTTTTAATCTTTTATTTGATCAATTTTATAATGGTGCTGTATTCAATGAAAATACATTTCTTAATTTGGCACAATCAGCGGAAACACTGCATTCAAGAATATATGATCATACAAAAATGCCAAAGAATGAATACAATGCGATGAAAAAGGAAATTTTAGAAATATTACCTGTTAAATACCATAGCTGGATGAGTGAACAATTACACTTTGGTAATTATCTGGATTTATCTCAAAGGCTGACAGAATTGACTGAGAAATATTCAAATGATATAATTGATAGAATAATTCCAGAAAAATCTATTTTTGTTAAACAAGTTAAGGATTTGAGAAATTATTATACACATTATAGTAAAAGCCTAGAAAAAAAGGTTATTCCTGAAAGAGATTTATTGTTTTTATCTGAAAGATTAAAAATGTTATTAGTCAGTGGTTTTTTGTTTGAAATTGGTATGTCAAAAGAATTATCAAATACGTTATTTCAAAATGCTAATCCAAATTTATTTAGACATTTAATTCCGTAA